The sequence below is a genomic window from Streptomyces sudanensis.
TGCCCTGCTCCAGAGCTCCGGACAGCTCGGCGACGTGGCCGCCAACCTCGCGGCCCTCGACGAGGCCGCCGCCCGCGCGGCGGCCGCCGGCGCGGGACTGCTGGTCGCCCCCGAGCTGTTCCTCACCGGGTACGCGATCGGCGCGGACATCGCCCGGCTCGCCGAGCCCGCGGACGGCCCGTCGGCCCGCCGGGTCGCGGCCGTCGCCGCACGTCACGGCCTGGCCGTCGCCTACGGCTACCCGGAGCGCGACGGGCAGCGCGTGTACAACTCCGCGCGGCTCGTCGGCGCCGACGGCGCGTTCCTGGCGAACTACCGCAAGACCCACCTCTACGGCGGCTTCGAGGAGGAGTGGTTCACCCCCGGCGACGAGCCGGTCGTCCAGGCCGAGGTCGCCGGCGTCCGGGTCGGCCTGATCATCTGCTACGACGTGGAGTTCCCGGAGAACGTCCGGGCGCACGCCCTGGCCGGCACGGACCTGCTGCTCGTACCGACCGCGCTGATGCACCCCGCGCAGATCGTCGCCGAGTCCGTCGTGCCGGTCCGCGCCTTCGAGAACCAGCTGTACATCGCGTACGCCAACCGGACCGGCCCCGAGGGCGAATTCGAGTTCGTCGGCCTGTCCGCGCTCGCCGGCCCCGACGGCACCGTCCGGGCCCGCGCCGGCCGCGGCGAGGAACTGGTCGTCGGCGACGCCGACCCCGAGACGCTCCGGCGCTCGCGCGGCGAGAACCCGTACCTCAGGGACCGCCGCCCCGCCCTCTACACCGGCCTCGTCTGAGCGCCCCCCACCCAGCACCCCCCTCGTCTCCACCCGTGCAAGGAGTCCGTACCCCATGACGTCCACGGTGCCCACCGCCATCCAGCACACCGACGCCCAGCCGCCGATCACCATGTTCGGTCCGGACTTCCCGTACGCGTACGACGACTTCCTGGCCCACCCGGCCGGCCTCGGCCAGGTGCCCGCCGCCGAGCACGGCACCGAGGTCGCCGTGATCGGCGGCGGCCTGTCCGGCATCGTCGCCGCGTACGAGCTGATGAAGATGGGCCTCAAGCCCGTCGTGTACGAGGCCGACCAGCTCGGCGGCCGGCTGCGCACCGTCGGCTTCGAGGGCTGCGACCCGGAGCTCAACTGCGAGCTGGGCGCGATGCGCTTCCCGCCGTCGTCCACGGCCCTGCAGTACTACATCGACCTGGTCGGCCTGGAGACCAGGCCGTTCCCCAACCCGCTCGCCGAGTCGACCCCCTCCACCGTCGTGGACCTCAAGGGCGAGACGCACTACGCGGAGACCGTCGACGACCTGCCGCAGGTCTACCGCGACGTCGCCGACGCCTGGAACCGGTGCCTGGAGGAGGGCGCGGACTTCTCCGACATGAACCGCGCCATGCGCGAGCGCGACGTGCCGCGCATCCGGGAGATCTGGGCGAAGCTCGTCGAGAAGCTCGACAACCAGACGTTCTACGGCTTCCTCTGCGAGTCCGAGGCGTTCAGGTCGTTCCGCCACCGGGAGATCTTCGGCCAGGTCGGCTTCGGCACCGGCGGCTGGGACACCGACTTCCCCAACTCCATCCTGGAGATCCTCCGCGTCGTCTACACCGAGGCCGACGACTTCCACCGCGGCATCGTCGGCGGCAGCCAGCAGCTTCCGCTGCGCCTGTGGGAGCGCGAGCCGGAGAAGATCGTTTACTGGCCGCTCGGCACCTCGCTGAAGTCCCTCCACGGCGGCGAGCCCAGGCCGGCCGTGACCCGCCTGCACCGCACGTCCGGCAACCGGATCACGGTCACCGACGCGGACGGCGACATCCGCACCTACCGCGCGGCGATCTTCACCGCCCAGTCCTGGATGCTGCTCTCCAAGATCGACTGCGACGACTCGCTCTTCCCGATCGACCACTGGACGGCGATCGAGCGCACCCACTACATGGAGTCCTCGAAGCTGTTCGTCCCCGTCGACCGGCCGTTCTGGCTGGACAAGGACGAGGAGACCGGCCGGGACGTCATGTCGATGACGCTGACCGACCGGATGACCCGCGGCACGTACCTGCTCGACAACGGCCCGGACAAGCCCGCCGTGATCTGCCTGTCGTACACCTGGTGCGACGACAGCCTCAAGTGGCTGCCGCTGTCCGCGAACGAGCGGATGGAGGTCATGCTGAAGTCGCTCGGCGAGATCTACCCGAAGGTCGACATCCGCAAGCACATCATCGGCAACCCGGTGACCGTGTCCTGGGAGAACGAGCCGTACTTCATGGGCGCGTTCAAGGCCAACCTGCCGGGCCACTACCGCTACCAGCGCCGCCTGTACACCCACTTCATGCAGGACCGGCTCCCCGAGGACAAGCGCGGCATCTTCCTCGCCGGCGACGACATCTCCTGGACGGCCGGCTGGGCCGAGGGCGCCGTGCAGACCGCGCTCAACGCCGTGTGGGGCGTCATGCACCACCTGGGCGGCGAGACCGACCCGTCCAACCCGGGCCCGGGCGATGTCTACGACGAGATCGCCCCGGTGGAGCTGCCGGAGGACTGACGCCCGGCGGAACCGTGCCAGGAGCCGGTCGAGGTGGGGCGAGCACCCTCGACCGGCTCCGTCCCACATCGACCCCGGACCCGTCCGCGAGGAGCCCCGGGGCGTCCCGCGGGTGCGCGGCCGTGCGGTCGTCCGGTCAGCGGTCCCGGCCGCCTCCGGTCCCCGCGTCCGCGCCCGCNNNGCNGCCCCGGGCCCGGCGGCCCGGGGCCAGCACGCCCGCCCCGGCCACCAGGCCGAACGCCAGCACGGTGACCACCGCGAACGACACCGTCAGCGACGTCAGGTCGGCGAGGCCGCCGATCAGCGACGGAGCGACCAGCCCGGAGGTGTACGTGAGGGTGGCGACGCCCGCGATGGCCTGGCTCGGATTCGGCCCGCTGCGGCCCGCCGCGGCGAAGGCCAGCGGGACGACGACGGCCACCCCCAGCCCGAGGAGACCGAAACCGGCCATCGCGGCCACCGGGTGCGGGGCCGCGACGACCAGCGCGCCGCCCGCCGTCGCCGCCAGACCCCCCGCCCGTACCGTGCGGACCGCGCCGAACCGGTCCACGACCCGGTCGCCGGCCAGCCGCGCCACCGTCATGGTCAGCGCGAACGCCGTGGTGGAGGCGGCCGCCGCGCCCGGCGACGCACCCAGCCCGTCCTCCAGGCGGACCGCCGACCAGTCGAGGCTCGCGCCCTCCGCGAAGACCGCGCAGAAGCCGACCGCCCCGACCGCCAGCGCCGAGCGCGGCGGCAGGGCGAACCGCGGCGGCCCCTCACCGGGCACGCCGCGCACGTCCGGCACGCCCCGGCAGGACGCCAGCCCCAGTACGGTCAGGGCGGCGGCGGCCGACAGGTGGTGCAGGCGCGCGTCGCCGCCCAGGTGCGCGGCGAGCGTGCCGGAGGCCGAGCCGATCAGCGCGCCGGCGCTCCACATGCCGTGCAGGCCCGACATGACGGACCGGCCGAGCCGCTCCTCCACCTCGACGCCCAGCGCGTTCATCGCCACGTCGGACATGCCGGAGGTCGCGCCGTACACGAACAGTGCGCCGCACAGGCCGTACATGCCGGACGCGAGCGAGGGCAGGGCCAGCGACAGCGTCCACAGGGTCAGCAGCACGCGCAGCGCCGCGCGCGTCCCGAGGCGGTGCGCGACCGCGCCCGCGAGCGGCATCGTCAGCGAGGCGCCGAACGCGGGGAAGGCGAGGGCCAGCCCCAACTGCCCGGGGCTCACCCCCGCGTGCTCCTGGATCCACGGGATGCGGGTGGCGAAACTGCCGGTGACCGCGCCGTGCACGCAGAACACGGCGGCCACGGCGTACCGCGCCCGCCGCAGTCCCTCCTCGCGGTACGGCACGGGTGCTCCTCCCGTCTCGACGCCCCGGTCCCCGCCGGTACCTACCCGCCTCCCCGGCCCCATCCTCCTCGGCGACACGGCGACACGGCGACACGGCGACACGGCGACACGGCGACACGGCGGCAGGGTGCGGCGCCGTGCGGGGCTCCGGCCGCCACCGCGGAACCGAACCGTGCGCGCGGCCGCCCTTCCGGGCCCGCGCCGACGGCGGTCCGGTCCCGGGTCTTCCGCTCCCGGCCCGCACCCCACGCACCCCACGCACCGCCCGCGGGCCCGGCATCCGCGGGCCCGCGGGCGGTGTGACCCGGCGCGCGCTGTGAGTCACCCCACAGGGATCGGCCGTATGGGCGGCGGGCGGCCATGGCAGACTGGCCCTGTATCAGCAGCAGCGCACTCCGGGGTCGGTGCAATTCCGAACCGGCGGTTACAGTCCGCGACCCGGCCGCATCCAGTGGCCGGTTGACCAGGTGAAACTCCTGGACCGACGGTGAAAGTCCGGATGGGAGGCAGTGCGCGGCGGGCGACCCCTCAAGGGCGCGCCGTCGTCTGCCGGCAGCCGGGCCGTCCCGGCGGACCGGCCGGCGTGCGGAGGCGCGCACCCCGCGAGGTGCCGCGCCCGCTCCCTGTCGCCGACAGGCCCCGGAGTCCGTGCCCGACGAGGCAGGAGGACCCGGTGGCCACAGCGTCCGACACGACCGCCATGCGCCGAGCCGTCGCGCTCGCGGCCCGCGGACTCGGCTCCACCAGCCCCAACCCGGTCGTCGGGTGCGTCGTCCTCGACGCCTCCGGCCACGAGGTGGGCTCCGGGTACCACGAACGCGCCGGCGGCCCGCACGCCGAGGTCCGCGCCCTGCGCGAGGCGGGCGTCCTCGCCCGCGGCGGCACCGCCTACGTCACCCTCGAACCCTGCAACCACACCGGCCGCACCGGCCCCTGCGCCCAGGCACTGATCGAAGCCGGGATCGCCCGTGTCGTCTACGCCGTCGCCGACCCGGACCCGCAGGCCCGAGGGGGCGCCGAGACCCTCCGCGCGGCCGGCGTCGAGGTCGAGGGCGGCGTCCTCGCCGAGGAGGCCGAGGCCGGCAACGCCGCCTGGCTCACCTCCGTGCGCCTCGCCCGGCCCCACGTCCGCTGGAAGTACGCCGCCACTCTCGACGGGCGGGTCGCGGCCGCCGACGGCACCAGCCGCTGGATCACCTCCCCCGAGGCCCGTGCCGACGTCCACCGGCTGCGCGCCGAGGCGGACGCCGTCGTCGTCGGCTCCGGCACCGCCCGCACCGACGACCCGCACCTCGCCGTGCGCGGCCTCGCCGCCGTCCAGCCGCTGAGGGTCGTCGTCGACACGGAGGCGACCGCCGTCGCGCCCGGCGCCCGGGTCCTCGACGACGCCGCGCCCACGCTGATCGCCGTCGCCGAGGACGCCGCCGCCGACCACCTCGCCGGCACCGACGTCGTACGGCTCCCCAGGGCCGCCTCCGGGCGCGGCCTGTCGGTGCCGGCCCTGCTGGCCGCCCTGCACGAACGGGGCGTCCGCTCCGTCCTCCTCGAAGGCGGCCCCACCCTCGCGGGCGCCTTCGCCGCCGCGGGCGCCGTCGACGAGGTCGTCGGCTACCTCGCCCCGGTCCTCCTCGGCGCCGGCCCCGCCGTGCTCGGCGACGCCGGGATCACCACCGTCGCCGACGCGCTGCGGCTGCGCGTCACCGACACCGCCCGCCTCGGGCCCGACCTGCGCGTCACCGCCCGCCCCGCCACCCTCCCCACCACCAAGGAGCACTGAGTGTTCACCGGAATCGTCGAAGAACTGGGCGAGGTCACCGCCGTCGAGGCCCTCGGCGACGCCTCCCGCTTCCGCGTCCGAGGCCCCGTGGTCACCCGAGGCGCGAAGCACGGCGACTCGATCGCCGTCAACGGCGTCTGCCTCACGGTCGTCGAGCGGGAGGGCGACGAGTTCACCGCCGACGTGATGGCCGAGACCCTCAAGCGCTCCAGCCTCGGCGCGCTCACCGCGGGCTCCCGGGTCAACCTGGAGCGGCCCATGCCCGCCGACGGCCGCTTCGGCGGGCACATCGTCCAGGGCCACGTCGATGGCACCGGCACCATCGTCGAGCGCACGCCGTCCGAGAACTGGGAGGTCGTCAGGGTCTCCCTGCCGGCGGAACTCGCCCGCTACGTGGTGGAGAAGGGCTCCATCACCGTCGACGGCGTCAGCCTCACCGTCGTGGACGCGGGCGCGGACCACTTCACCGTCAGCCTCATCCCCACCACGCTCGCCCTGACCACCCTCGGCCGCAAGCAGCCCGGCGACCCCGTCAACCTCGAGGTCGACGTCATCGCCAAGTACGTCGAGCGCCTCCTCGGCACCGGGGAGGCCGCCCGATGAGCGCCGCGGCCTGGCTGGGCGAGGAGGCGTTCACCGCCTTCGGCCAGCACATCATCTGGTCCGACCTGATCGGCAACACCATCGGCCTCGTCGCGCTGGCGCTCGGCTGGCGCCGCTCCATCCTCACCTGGCCCGCCCAGCTGCTCTCCGGCGTCGTCCTCGTCGTCGCGTACGCCTCCGCCCAGCTCGGCGGCGGCGTGGGCAAGCAGCTGCTGGTCGTCGCCGTCGCCGCGTGGGGCTGGCGCCAGTGGCACCTGGGCCGCGGGCAGGACCGGGACGGCTCCGTCGCCGTCCGCTTCGCGACCTGGCGGGAGCGCGGCCTGCTCCTGGCGGGCGCCGTCCTCGGCACCCTCGCCGTCGGCGGGCTGTTCACGCTGTACCCGGCGCTGTCGTGGAGCCCGTGGGCCGACGCGTACATCTTCGTCGGCACCCTCGTCGCGATGGTCGCCCAGGCCCGCGGCCTCGTCGAGTTCTGGTTCGCCTGGCTCCTCGTCGACGTCGTCGGCGTCCCGCTCGCCTTCGGCAGCGGCCTGGCCTTCTCGGGGCTCGTCTACGTCGTCTACTTCGCCCTCGTGCTGTGGGGCATGCGCGACTGGTGGCTCCGCACGCGCAGCACCCCCGCCCAGGCCCTGGAAGGAGCCACGGCATGACCACCGCGCCCGAACTGCCCCTGTGGGACACCGCCGACCTCACCCTCGACCCCGTCGAGCAGGCCGTCCGCGACATCGCCGCCGGCCGGCCGGTCGTGGTCGTCGACGACGAGGACCGCGAGAACGAGGGCGACCTCGTCGTCGCCGCCGAGAAGGCCACCCCCGAGATCGTCGCCTTCATGATGAGCGAGTGCCGCGGCCTGATCTGCGCGCCCATGGAGGGCGAGGAGCTGGACCGGCTGGGCCTGCCGCAGATGGTCGAGGACAACACCGAGTCGATGCGGACGGCCTTCACCGTCTCCGTCGACGCGGCCCCCGCCCACGGCGTCACCACCGGCATCTCCGCCGCCGACCGCGCCACCACCCTCCAGCTCCTGGCGAGCGGCACCGCCGAACCGTCCGACCTCGTCCGCCCCGGCCACGTCTTCCCGCTGCGCGCCCGGCCCGGCGGCGTGCTGGCCCGCGACGGCCACACCGAGGCCGCCGTCGACCTGGCGCGCCTCGCCGGACTCCGCCCGGCCGGCGCCATCGTCGAGATCGCCGGCGAGGACGGGGTGATGCTCCGGCTGCCGGAGCTGGTCCCCTTCGCCCGCAAGCACGGCCTGACCATCATCTCCATCGAGGACCTGATCGCCCACCGCCGCGGCACCGNCCCCGCCGCGCCGCCCCCCGGGCCGTCCCCGTCCCGTCCGTGCGCCGCGAGGCCGAGGTGCGGCTCCCCACCGCGCACGGCGACTTCACCGCGTACGGCTACCGCTCCACCGCCGACGGCGTCGAGCACGTCGCCCTCGTCCACGGCGACCTCGGCGACGGCGAGGACGTCCTCGTCCGCGTCCACTCCGAGTGCCTGACCGGCGACGTCTTCCACTCCCTGCGCTGCGACTGCGGCCCGCAGCTGCACACCGCCATGGACCGCGTCACCGCGGCCGGCCGGGGCGTCGTCGTCTACCTGCGCGGCCACGAGGGGCGCGGCATCGGCCTGCTCTCCAAGCTCCGCGCGTACGAACTGCAGGAACGCGGCCGCGACACCCTCGACGCCAACCTGGAGCTCGGCCTGCCCGCCGACGCCCGCGACTACGCCGCCGGCGCGCAGATGCTCGCCGACCTCGGCGTCCGCAGCATCCGGCTGATGACCAACAACCCCGAGAAGACCGCCGCCCTCGCCCGCCACGGCCTCACCGTGACCGGCCGCGAGCCCATGCCCGTCCAGGCCGGCGAGCACAACGTCCGCTACCTGCGCACCAAGCGCGACCGCATGGGACACGACCTGCCCTGGCTCGACGGCCCGGCCGACGTGTCCCCCTGCTCCACCCAGTAGCACCACCACCATCCGGCAGCCACCCGGCGACCCCACCACCCGAGGAGAAACGTGAGCGGCAAGGGCGCACCCGAACTGACCGTCAGGAACTGCGGCGACCTCCGCGTCGCCGTCATCGCCGCCCAGTGGCACGAGAAGGTCATGGACGGCCTGGTCGACGGCGCCCTGCGCGCCCTGCACGAACTGGGCATCGACGAGCCGACCGTCCTGCGCGTCCCCGGCAGCTTCGAGCTGCCCGTCGTCGCCAAGGTCCTCGCCGGACGCGGCTACGACGCGGTCGTCGCTCTCGGCGTCGTCATCCGCGGCGGAACGCCCCACTTCGACTATGTGTGCCAGGGCGTCACCCGGGGCCTCGTCCAGGTCTCCGTCGACACCGGCGTCCCCGTCGGCTTCGGCGTCCTCACCTGCGACACCGAGGAGCAGGCCCTGGACCGGGCCGGCCTGGAGGGCTCGAACGAGGACAAGGGCCACGAAGCGGCCACCGCCGCCGTCGCCACCGCCATGACGCTGCGCACCGTCAGCGAACCCTGGCGCTGAGCGGACGCCCCGGACCCCGTACTCTGAGGGCATCATGGCGAACAAAACCTTCGAAGACCTCTTCGCCGAGCTGGAGCTCAAGGCCAGGACCGGCGACCCCGCCACCTCCCGCACCGCCGAGTTGGTGGGCCGGGGCGTCCATGCCATCGGCAAGAAGATCGTCGAGGAGGCCGCCGAAGTGTGGATGGCCGCCGAGTACGAGGGCGAGGACGCCGCCGCCGAGGAGATCTCGCAACTGCTGTACCACGTCCAGGTGATGATGGTCGCGCGCGGGATCTCCCTCGACGACGTCTACGCCCGCCTCTGACCCGCCCCGCCCGACACCGTTCCGAAGCGAAGGAAGCCCGCCCCATGCTGCGCATCGCCGTCCCCAACAAGGGTTCACTGTCCGGACCTGCGTCGGCGATGCTCCATGAGGCCGGCTACAAGCAGCGCAAGGAGTCCAAGGAGCTGGTCCTGGTCGACCCGGACAACGAGGTCGAGTTCTTCTACCTCCGCCCCCGGGACATCGCCATCTACGTCAGCTCCGGCAGGCTCGACATCGGCATCACCGGCCGCGACCTGCTGCTGGACTCCGGCGCCAACGCCGAGGAGATCCTGGAGCTCGGCTTCGCCCGCTCCACCTTCCGCTATGCGACCCGGCCCGGCACGGCCCGGGGACCCGCCGACTTCCACGGCATGACGATCGCCACCTCCTACGAGGGCATCGTCGCCAAGCACCTCGCCGACCAGGGCGTCGACGCCACCGTCGTCCACCTCGACGGCGCCGTCGAGACCGCCATCCAGCTCGGTGTCGCCCAGGTCGTCGCCGACGTCGTGGAGACCGGCACCTCGCTGCGCAACGCCGGCCTGGAGGTCGTCGGCGAACCGATCCTCACCTCCGAGGCCGTCGTCGTCCGCCGCGCCGGCGCCCCGGCCGACGACCCCGGCGTGCAGCGGTTCCTCCGCCGCCTCCAGGGCGTCCTCGTCGCCCGGAGCTACGTGATGATGGACTACGACTGCCGCGCCGAGCACCTGGAGCAGGCCGTCGCCCTCACGCCGGGCCTGGAGTCCCCGACCGTCTCGCCGCTGCACAACGAGGGCTGGGTCGCCGTCCGCGCCATGGTCCCCGCCAAGGACGCGCAGCGCGTCATGGACGACCTGTACGCCCTCGGCGCCCGGGCCATCCTCACCACCGAGATCCACGCCTGCCGCCTCTGAGCCGGAAGCAGAACGCCCCGCCATGCCCGACGCGCCCAGCGAAACCCCCGCCCTCCCCGTCACCTTCCGGCCGCGGCGCACCCGTGCCGTGCTCCTCGCCGTGGGCGCGGTCATGTTCGCGGTCATCACCGCGGTCGCCCTGACGCTGGAGCAGCTCCACCCGGGTGAGCGGATGAGCTTCGTCCTCACGGCCGCGCTCTTCTACGGCGTGCTCATCCTGCTCAGCCGCCCGAAGGTCGTGGCCGACGAGGACGGCGTCACCGTCGTCAACCTGACCCGCAGCCGCCGCCTGGCCTGGCCGGAGATCCTCCGCGTCAACCTGCGGGCCGGCGACCCGTGGGTCTTCCTCGACCTCAGCGACGGCACCAGCCTGCCCGCCCTCGGCATCCAGCCGGGGATCGGCAGGGCGCAGGCCGTCCGCGACGCGCGGGCCCTGCGCGCCCTCGTCGAGACCCGCGGCACGGGCCCCGAGCGGCACTGACCTCCCCGTCCCCGCCGGGCCCGGTCGCCCCCAAGGACGTGCCGGAGGCGCCGGTGGACGCGGTGCGGGACCCGGCGGACCGCGTCCGCGTCGCCGGTCCGCGCCCCTCCGGGAGGCGCAAGGCCCCTCCCGGCGCGGTCGCGGACGCGCGGTCAGTACGCCGGGGGAGCGGGGTCCTGAGGGCCGGGGCCGCCCGGGCCGCGGCCCGAGAGGACCTCGCCGTACGCCTGCATCAGGTCCGGCAGCCGCAGCGTCGCCAGGTCCTCCCGCGTCGGCGTCCCGGTGTACCCGGAGAGCCGCAGGTCGCGGTAGGCGCACGACTTCTCGTACAGGGTGCGCAGGAACCTGCCGTTGCCCAGCTCGTCGATCCAGCCCTGCTCCACGACGTGCTCGCTGATCGAGCGCAGCTCGCCGAGCGCCTCCTCGTCCCACGTGTCGCCGTCGGCCGCCGCCAGCATCCTGCCGATCTCGGTGAGTTCCGAGGGCCGGTACGACGGGAAGTCGACCCGCGTCGTGAACCGGGACGACAGGCCCGGGTTGGCGGCGAGCAGCCGGTCCATGCCCTCCGGGTAGCCGGCGAGGATCACCACCAGGTGGTCGCGGTTGTCCTCGGCGCGCTTCAGCAGGACCTGCAGCGCCTCGTCGCCGTACGCGTCGCCCCTGCCGTAGCCGGAGTTGGCCAGCGCGTACGCCTCGTCGACGAAGAGGACGCCGCCCAGCGCGGAGTCGATCAGCTCGTTGGCCTTCACCGCCGTCTGGCCCAGGAACTCCCCGACGAGGTCGGCGCGCTGGGCCTCCACGAGGTGGTCGCCGCCGAGCAGTCCCAGGGCGTAGAACACCCGGCCGAGGATGCGGGCGACGGTGGTCTTCCCGGTGCCGGAGGGGCCGGAGAAGACGAAGTGCCGTTTCGGGGGCTGCACGGGAAGCCCTTGCCCGGCGCGTAACCGGGCCATCTCCAACTGGGCGGAGAGGGCTTTGACCTGGCGCTTCACCGGTTCGAGGCCGACCATCCGCTCCAGCTCGGCGAGCGCCCGCGCCAGCAGCGCCGGGTCCGTCGGGCTCGCCGGGAACCGGGGCGGGACCGGCCGCCCCGGTACGTCCCCGCCCTTCTTCTCCCGCGTCCCGCCGGGCGGCGCGGGCGCGGCGGGCGCCCCGGGGGCGGCCCGGACCATCCCGGGGGCCGGCCCGGGCCGGCCCNNGGGGCNCCGGGCCCCGCGGGGTCCTGCTCCACCCCCGGGTCCAGCAGGTCCGTGCCCGGCCCGCCGTCCGCTCCGCCGCCCGCCCCGGCGCCGCCCGCCAGGGACACCGCCGCGATGCCCGCCGTCTCCTCGGGCGACCCGTCGAAGCCGTCGTACTCGGCGATGGCCGCGAGCCGCGCCGCCGTGTCCATGAACGACGGGTCCACCCGGTGCACCGCCCGGTACAGGGGCAGCGCGGCGGCGGTGCGGCCGGTGCCCTCGTGCGCCCGGGCCAGCCAGTAGCGCAGTTCCTTGCGCTGGGGCTGCTCGCTGCGGCACCGCATGAGCGCCGCCGACAGCAGCGGCTCGGCCTGCCCGTACATCTCCAGCCGCACCCGTGCCATGCCGCCGAACAGCCCGGCCTCGATGCCCAGCAGCGGGTCGTCGACGAGGGGGTCGGTGTGCCGGACGAGCCGGTCCCAGTCCTTGACCAGGTACGCCCGGCAGGCGTGCAGGAACCGCACCTGCGGGTCGGCGTCCACGGGCGGCAGCTCCGCCAGCGCCCGGTCGAGCTCGGGGACGTGCCGGCCGTCGAGCCAGTGGGAGGCGTGGGCGAGGAGCAGGTCCCGGGGGCTCTCCAGCACCGGCTGCACCCACCAGCCCAGCCAGTACCAGGAGTTGAGTGTCCGGTGGTGGCGCCGCCGCTGCTCGCCGAACCGCTCGCGGTGGTGGTACATCCGCAGCAGCGCGGTGGTCGTGTCGACCCGCAGGGCGTGCAGCCCGAGCCAGGCGTCGGCCATGCCGGGGTCGGCCCGCACGGCGGCGCGGAACTCCTCCTCGGCCTGGGGGTACGCGCCCATGGTGTAGGCGTCGACGCCGCGCAGCCAGGCGAGGTCGGCGGGGGCCTGCGCACCCTGCGTGCCGATGTCCATCGGGTCCCCCCACCGCGTGTGCCCCGGAGCCGTCCCGCCGGGCGGACGCCCGCCGGAGACCTTCGTGACGGCCTTCCCGGGGCGGGCTTCGACCGCACCGGGGTGCATCGTACCCGCGTACACGGTGTGCGACTAAGGGTGCGATCGGCGTCCGGGAGGCGGTCGCGGGCCCGGCGGCGACCGTGACGGAGGGTGAGTGCCGCGGGGCCGGCTCACCGGCCGGACGGGGGAGTGAGGGCAGAACGAAGCCCCCGATCACGGGGGAACAACCGGGGGCTTCGTGTCTGCGACGGCTCCTGAAAGCCGCACATTGAGAACGTAAGACCTGTACGGCTCACCGGTCAAGCACGCTCCGGACAGTCCGGGGACTGATTTCCGCCTCTTTCGCGAAACCCCGCCGGGCGTCACGGTGCGTGAGGGGCCGGCTCCGCCTCGGCGTTCGGACGGCGCCCCGGCAGCCACACGTAGCCCTCCCGGCACTCGCGCACCAGGAAGTGCGCGAACGGCAGGGACGGGTCGCGGGCGAAATGGCGGATCTCCGCCACCGTCCACCCGTCCCAGAAGGCGGACTGCGCGGGTCCGTCGCGGAGCCGTCCCCGCAGCCAG
It includes:
- a CDS encoding nicotinamide mononucleotide transporter family protein, with the translated sequence MSAAAWLGEEAFTAFGQHIIWSDLIGNTIGLVALALGWRRSILTWPAQLLSGVVLVVAYASAQLGGGVGKQLLVVAVAAWGWRQWHLGRGQDRDGSVAVRFATWRERGLLLAGAVLGTLAVGGLFTLYPALSWSPWADAYIFVGTLVAMVAQARGLVEFWFAWLLVDVVGVPLAFGSGLAFSGLVYVVYFALVLWGMRDWWLRTRSTPAQALEGATA
- a CDS encoding riboflavin synthase → MFTGIVEELGEVTAVEALGDASRFRVRGPVVTRGAKHGDSIAVNGVCLTVVEREGDEFTADVMAETLKRSSLGALTAGSRVNLERPMPADGRFGGHIVQGHVDGTGTIVERTPSENWEVVRVSLPAELARYVVEKGSITVDGVSLTVVDAGADHFTVSLIPTTLALTTLGRKQPGDPVNLEVDVIAKYVERLLGTGEAAR
- a CDS encoding phosphoribosyl-ATP diphosphatase, with amino-acid sequence MANKTFEDLFAELELKARTGDPATSRTAELVGRGVHAIGKKIVEEAAEVWMAAEYEGEDAAAEEISQLLYHVQVMMVARGISLDDVYARL
- the ribH gene encoding 6,7-dimethyl-8-ribityllumazine synthase, whose product is MSGKGAPELTVRNCGDLRVAVIAAQWHEKVMDGLVDGALRALHELGIDEPTVLRVPGSFELPVVAKVLAGRGYDAVVALGVVIRGGTPHFDYVCQGVTRGLVQVSVDTGVPVGFGVLTCDTEEQALDRAGLEGSNEDKGHEAATAAVATAMTLRTVSEPWR
- a CDS encoding carbon-nitrogen hydrolase family protein is translated as MPPLRTALLQSSGQLGDVAANLAALDEAAARAAAAGAGLLVAPELFLTGYAIGADIARLAEPADGPSARRVAAVAARHGLAVAYGYPERDGQRVYNSARLVGADGAFLANYRKTHLYGGFEEEWFTPGDEPVVQAEVAGVRVGLIICYDVEFPENVRAHALAGTDLLLVPTALMHPAQIVAESVVPVRAFENQLYIAYANRTGPEGEFEFVGLSALAGPDGTVRARAGRGEELVVGDADPETLRRSRGENPYLRDRRPALYTGLV
- the ribB gene encoding 3,4-dihydroxy-2-butanone-4-phosphate synthase, with translation MTTAPELPLWDTADLTLDPVEQAVRDIAAGRPVVVVDDEDRENEGDLVVAAEKATPEIVAFMMSECRGLICAPMEGEELDRLGLPQMVEDNTESMRTAFTVSVDAAPAHGVTTGISAADRATTLQLLASGTAEPSDLVRPGHVFPLRARPGGVLARDGHTEAAVDLARLAGLRPAGAIVEIAGEDGVMLRLPELVPFARKHGLTIISIEDLIAHRRGT
- a CDS encoding flavin monoamine oxidase family protein codes for the protein MTSTVPTAIQHTDAQPPITMFGPDFPYAYDDFLAHPAGLGQVPAAEHGTEVAVIGGGLSGIVAAYELMKMGLKPVVYEADQLGGRLRTVGFEGCDPELNCELGAMRFPPSSTALQYYIDLVGLETRPFPNPLAESTPSTVVDLKGETHYAETVDDLPQVYRDVADAWNRCLEEGADFSDMNRAMRERDVPRIREIWAKLVEKLDNQTFYGFLCESEAFRSFRHREIFGQVGFGTGGWDTDFPNSILEILRVVYTEADDFHRGIVGGSQQLPLRLWEREPEKIVYWPLGTSLKSLHGGEPRPAVTRLHRTSGNRITVTDADGDIRTYRAAIFTAQSWMLLSKIDCDDSLFPIDHWTAIERTHYMESSKLFVPVDRPFWLDKDEETGRDVMSMTLTDRMTRGTYLLDNGPDKPAVICLSYTWCDDSLKWLPLSANERMEVMLKSLGEIYPKVDIRKHIIGNPVTVSWENEPYFMGAFKANLPGHYRYQRRLYTHFMQDRLPEDKRGIFLAGDDISWTAGWAEGAVQTALNAVWGVMHHLGGETDPSNPGPGDVYDEIAPVELPED
- the ribD gene encoding bifunctional diaminohydroxyphosphoribosylaminopyrimidine deaminase/5-amino-6-(5-phosphoribosylamino)uracil reductase RibD, with translation MATASDTTAMRRAVALAARGLGSTSPNPVVGCVVLDASGHEVGSGYHERAGGPHAEVRALREAGVLARGGTAYVTLEPCNHTGRTGPCAQALIEAGIARVVYAVADPDPQARGGAETLRAAGVEVEGGVLAEEAEAGNAAWLTSVRLARPHVRWKYAATLDGRVAAADGTSRWITSPEARADVHRLRAEADAVVVGSGTARTDDPHLAVRGLAAVQPLRVVVDTEATAVAPGARVLDDAAPTLIAVAEDAAADHLAGTDVVRLPRAASGRGLSVPALLAALHERGVRSVLLEGGPTLAGAFAAAGAVDEVVGYLAPVLLGAGPAVLGDAGITTVADALRLRVTDTARLGPDLRVTARPATLPTTKEH